A window of the Cystobacter fuscus genome harbors these coding sequences:
- a CDS encoding acyltransferase family protein has protein sequence MARGSLTSSRRMVSSSSAHQRFLHSRFFGGLDGLRCLSIVAVVLHHAASSHHGVFVRFNQGVSLFFAISGFLITTLLLRERDSRGDISLTGFYARRSLRIFPLYYAVLGLYTLLVVFLEKDVQARMDFLHNLPAFLTYTSNWFVSLEGRVIFYFAWSLATEEQFYLLWPPVMRYARAAGALAFMSGVLALSLLAPLAVRAGYIDTHVLWGRILTSFHPSISMGCLAALVAHSSRGFAWLYRVLGQAWSAPLALLLVAGAFFWDSTPKALFSLLFTALVVATCIRPDHVLMPVLGLSWVRYVGTVSYGVYLLHMLVFNLVRRAMPRPFTSLLESSLGSGMVVFVNFVLGLGVSVLLAGLSHRYFESRFLAWKEHFDWRTKPSPAEPVVSSSNSPA, from the coding sequence ATGGCCCGAGGAAGTCTGACTTCCTCCCGGCGCATGGTGTCCTCCTCCTCCGCCCACCAGCGCTTCCTCCACTCCCGCTTCTTCGGAGGGCTGGACGGGCTGCGTTGCCTGAGCATCGTGGCGGTGGTGCTGCACCACGCGGCCAGCAGCCACCACGGCGTGTTCGTCCGGTTCAATCAGGGCGTCTCGCTGTTCTTCGCCATCAGCGGCTTCCTCATCACCACCCTGCTGCTGCGCGAACGCGACAGCCGGGGAGACATCTCGCTGACGGGCTTCTACGCCCGGCGCTCGCTGCGCATCTTCCCGCTCTATTACGCGGTGCTCGGGCTCTACACCCTGTTGGTCGTCTTCCTCGAGAAGGACGTGCAGGCGCGGATGGATTTCCTCCACAACCTGCCCGCCTTCCTCACCTACACCTCCAACTGGTTCGTCTCGCTCGAGGGCCGCGTCATCTTCTACTTCGCCTGGTCGCTGGCCACCGAGGAGCAGTTCTACCTGCTGTGGCCCCCGGTGATGCGCTACGCGAGAGCCGCGGGCGCGCTCGCCTTCATGTCCGGGGTGCTCGCGCTGTCCCTGCTGGCGCCCCTGGCCGTGAGGGCGGGCTACATCGACACGCACGTGCTCTGGGGGCGCATCCTCACCAGCTTCCATCCCTCCATCAGCATGGGCTGCCTGGCGGCCCTCGTGGCCCACTCGTCCCGGGGCTTCGCCTGGCTCTACCGGGTGCTGGGCCAGGCGTGGAGCGCCCCGCTGGCCTTGCTGCTCGTGGCCGGCGCGTTCTTCTGGGACTCCACCCCCAAGGCGCTGTTCTCGTTGCTCTTCACCGCCCTGGTGGTCGCCACCTGCATCCGTCCGGACCACGTGTTGATGCCCGTGCTGGGGCTGTCCTGGGTGCGCTACGTGGGCACGGTCAGCTACGGCGTCTATCTGCTGCACATGCTCGTCTTCAACCTCGTGCGGCGGGCGATGCCCAGGCCGTTCACCTCGCTGCTCGAGTCCTCGCTGGGATCCGGGATGGTGGTGTTCGTCAACTTCGTGCTCGGACTGGGCGTCTCCGTCCTCCTGGCGGGGCTCAGCCACCGCTACTTCGAGAGCCGCTTCCTCGCGTGGAAGGAGCACTTCGACTGGCGCACGAAGCCGAGCCCCGCCGAGCCCGTGGTCTCCAGTTCCAACAGCCCGGCCTGA
- a CDS encoding RCC1 domain-containing protein, whose amino-acid sequence MRSSARWWLIRLLGVWLGVLWMGCGQSGPGGVSDEGEEVQGSSLLATRARARIAAGTTHSLAVRPDGTVWATGGNGHGQLGDGTTLSRRVPVQVQGLSGVAAVATGQYHSLAVRSDGTVWAWGNNDLGQLGAQPSTYVTTAVRSLLY is encoded by the coding sequence ATGCGAAGCAGTGCGAGGTGGTGGCTGATCAGGTTGTTGGGCGTCTGGCTCGGTGTCTTGTGGATGGGCTGTGGGCAGTCGGGGCCGGGCGGAGTGTCAGACGAAGGGGAGGAGGTACAAGGCTCTTCCCTGTTGGCCACGCGGGCTCGTGCCCGTATCGCCGCGGGAACAACTCATTCCCTGGCGGTGCGCCCGGATGGCACGGTTTGGGCAACGGGCGGCAATGGCCATGGCCAGTTGGGAGATGGGACCACGCTGTCTCGCCGGGTCCCCGTTCAAGTGCAAGGGTTGAGTGGGGTGGCGGCCGTGGCCACGGGCCAGTACCACTCGCTGGCGGTGCGCTCCGACGGCACCGTGTGGGCCTGGGGGAACAACGACCTTGGCCAGTTGGGCGCTCAACCCTCCACGTACGTGACCACCGCCGTTCGCTCCTTGTTGTATTGA
- a CDS encoding GAF domain-containing sensor histidine kinase translates to MEEQTHGGPVASSGQDDGSGPKDASREFQQVLRRESRLDALRRTALMDTPAEEAFDRLSRLAVRVLNAPVGLVTLVDGERQFFKSCVGLPAPWCDLRQTPLTHSFCMHVVATGKPLVVQDARRHPVLRDNLAVDQLGVVAYLGMPLTASKGETLGTLCVIDTQPRVWTEADLYVLQELSVSVMKEIELRAVREQEARAQAARVAGAEAEAARQRFALLAELSAVLAEGFDLQAVLARAVRLVVPLVADGCSVVLLEAQGRLRRVAVAHADPREEARLLALPEPSALLTPERMDAPPVAGHVPITGPEGASLRLPLTSHSRVLGAVNFSLGPGRPLGELEVSLAEEVARRMALAVENARLYEASCEATLLRDKFLSIASHELRTPLTALGLQARTLLRDASHPERPLAPEVLARKARVITRQVERLGHLVDELLDISRIAQGHLSFPLEDVDLAELVRDVAASFREELTSPGIQLLLSGVEAPVVGRWNRLRLEQVIVNLLTNAIKYGRGRPITLELKVDEAHAWLTVRDEGIGISPGDQERIFERFERAVSEQHYSGFGLGLWIVREIVHRLGGTISVNSTTGVGSAFTVALPRGPSRRTGPLLH, encoded by the coding sequence ATGGAGGAGCAAACACACGGGGGCCCGGTGGCGTCTTCCGGGCAGGACGACGGCTCCGGGCCGAAAGACGCGTCGCGGGAGTTCCAGCAGGTCCTCCGCCGTGAGAGCCGGCTGGACGCCCTGCGCCGTACGGCCCTGATGGACACTCCCGCCGAGGAGGCGTTCGACCGACTGTCACGGCTGGCGGTCCGGGTGCTCAATGCCCCCGTGGGGCTCGTCACCCTGGTGGACGGGGAGCGCCAGTTCTTCAAGAGCTGCGTGGGCCTGCCCGCTCCCTGGTGTGACCTGCGCCAGACGCCCCTGACCCACTCCTTCTGCATGCACGTGGTGGCCACTGGAAAGCCCCTCGTCGTCCAGGACGCGCGCCGGCACCCCGTGCTCCGCGACAACCTCGCCGTCGATCAGCTCGGGGTGGTGGCCTACCTCGGCATGCCCCTCACCGCGTCCAAGGGAGAGACGCTCGGCACCTTGTGTGTCATCGACACCCAGCCGCGCGTCTGGACGGAGGCGGACCTGTACGTCCTCCAGGAGCTGTCCGTCTCGGTGATGAAGGAGATCGAGCTGCGCGCCGTCCGGGAACAGGAGGCGAGGGCCCAGGCGGCGCGAGTGGCTGGCGCCGAGGCGGAGGCGGCGCGCCAGCGCTTCGCCCTGCTGGCCGAGCTGAGCGCCGTGCTCGCCGAGGGGTTCGATCTCCAGGCCGTGCTCGCCCGGGCCGTGCGGTTGGTCGTCCCCCTGGTGGCGGATGGCTGCTCGGTGGTGTTGCTCGAGGCACAGGGCCGGCTGCGCCGGGTGGCGGTGGCGCATGCGGACCCGCGCGAGGAGGCACGGCTGCTCGCCCTGCCCGAGCCATCCGCCCTGCTCACACCCGAGCGGATGGATGCACCTCCGGTGGCGGGGCATGTCCCCATCACCGGGCCCGAAGGTGCCTCGCTCCGGCTGCCGTTGACGAGTCACAGCCGGGTGCTCGGCGCCGTGAACTTCTCCCTGGGACCCGGGCGCCCCCTGGGAGAGCTCGAGGTGTCGCTGGCCGAGGAGGTGGCACGCCGCATGGCGTTGGCGGTGGAGAATGCCCGGCTCTACGAGGCGTCCTGCGAGGCGACGCTGCTGAGGGACAAGTTCCTCTCCATCGCCTCGCACGAGTTGCGCACGCCCCTGACGGCGCTGGGGTTGCAGGCGCGGACGTTGCTGCGCGACGCGAGCCATCCGGAACGGCCGCTCGCGCCGGAGGTGCTCGCGCGCAAGGCGCGGGTCATCACCCGGCAGGTGGAGCGGTTGGGCCATCTGGTGGACGAGCTGCTGGACATCTCCCGGATCGCCCAGGGGCACCTGTCCTTCCCGCTCGAGGACGTGGACCTGGCCGAGCTGGTGCGCGACGTGGCGGCGAGCTTCCGCGAGGAGCTGACGAGCCCGGGCATCCAGCTGTTGCTCTCCGGGGTGGAGGCTCCCGTGGTGGGGCGGTGGAACCGGTTGCGGCTGGAGCAGGTGATCGTCAACCTGCTGACCAATGCCATCAAGTATGGGCGGGGCCGGCCCATCACGCTGGAGCTGAAGGTGGACGAGGCGCACGCATGGCTCACCGTGCGCGACGAGGGCATCGGCATCTCGCCGGGAGACCAGGAGCGCATCTTCGAGCGCTTCGAGCGTGCCGTCTCCGAGCAGCACTACAGCGGCTTCGGGCTGGGGCTGTGGATCGTCCGGGAGATCGTCCACCGGCTGGGGGGCACCATCTCCGTGAACAGCACGACCGGCGTCGGCTCGGCCTTCACGGTGGCGCTGCCCCGAGGCCCCTCACGGAGGACCGGCCCCCTCCTGCACTGA
- a CDS encoding McrC family protein: protein MIPAELSEWRSWPPEGASLEAPLHLDDDPEVRRLAEYLDRERMLRVRDLKTGLRLEATSYVGTLRLGSLPVIIRPKLGGARLLSLLRYAYGLRDLELFPGLEQETSRLAFQDLLIHQLEAETRELVHRGLHRGYVRREEELASPRGRIDLGWWMRHAGAGRASLRCAHHPRLEDHPLNQVLRAGLLLALTLTSDVGLRTRLHRLDALLPGVQRVALYPALLEQRIRETDRMTAAYRPALSLIQVLLDARGTLLEESSRAVELPGFLFDMNRFFQALLSRFLKENLRDHTVRDEFRLVGMMAYAATHNPRRRQAPTPRPDFAILRGQRVLTLIDAKYRDLWETQLPRDMLYQLAIYALSQGSTGSAAILYPTLAPEAREQIVEINDVVQGNRKATVVLRPVHLHTLADLVNPREGADAERESFARRLALGEPGAV, encoded by the coding sequence ATGATCCCCGCCGAGCTCTCGGAATGGCGGAGCTGGCCACCGGAGGGCGCTTCACTCGAGGCACCCCTCCACCTGGATGACGACCCCGAGGTGCGCAGGCTGGCCGAATACCTCGACCGGGAGCGCATGCTCCGGGTGCGAGACCTCAAGACGGGCCTGCGCCTCGAGGCGACGTCCTACGTCGGCACCCTCCGGCTCGGGAGCCTGCCCGTCATCATCCGCCCCAAGCTGGGAGGCGCGCGGCTCCTCTCGCTGCTGCGCTACGCCTACGGGTTGCGCGACCTCGAGCTCTTCCCCGGGCTCGAGCAGGAGACCTCCCGGCTGGCGTTCCAGGATCTCCTCATCCACCAGCTCGAGGCGGAGACCCGGGAGCTCGTCCACCGGGGCCTGCATCGCGGGTACGTGCGTCGAGAGGAGGAACTCGCGAGCCCTCGGGGAAGGATCGACCTGGGCTGGTGGATGCGGCACGCCGGCGCGGGCCGGGCGTCGCTGCGCTGCGCGCACCACCCCCGGCTGGAGGATCACCCGCTCAACCAAGTGCTGCGTGCCGGGCTCCTGCTGGCCCTGACGCTCACGAGCGACGTCGGACTGAGGACCCGACTCCACCGGCTCGATGCCCTGCTGCCGGGCGTCCAGCGGGTGGCGCTGTATCCAGCGCTCCTGGAGCAGCGCATCCGCGAGACCGACCGGATGACGGCCGCCTACCGACCGGCGCTGTCCCTCATCCAGGTGCTGCTCGACGCGCGAGGCACGCTCCTGGAGGAGTCCTCACGAGCAGTAGAGCTTCCGGGGTTCCTCTTCGACATGAACCGCTTCTTCCAGGCGCTCCTGTCGCGATTCTTGAAGGAGAACCTGCGAGACCACACCGTGCGCGACGAGTTCCGGCTCGTGGGGATGATGGCCTACGCCGCGACCCACAATCCCCGGAGGCGTCAGGCGCCCACGCCAAGACCCGACTTCGCCATCCTGCGAGGGCAGCGGGTGCTCACCCTGATCGATGCGAAATACCGTGACCTGTGGGAGACGCAGCTCCCACGGGACATGCTCTACCAGCTCGCCATCTACGCACTGAGCCAGGGCTCCACGGGGAGCGCGGCCATCCTCTACCCGACCCTGGCCCCGGAAGCCCGGGAGCAGATCGTCGAGATCAACGACGTCGTCCAGGGAAACCGCAAGGCCACGGTGGTGCTCAGACCGGTCCACCTCCACACGCTGGCGGACCTGGTGAACCCCCGTGAAGGCGCGGACGCCGAGCGGGAGTCCTTCGCGCGCCGGCTGGCACTGGGCGAGCCGGGCGCGGTTTGA
- a CDS encoding AAA family ATPase, with protein sequence MLDERLGHALEELRRKLDDEGKLHSRAQLEGFYALFRERFGPERLRQLDGDELLSLMHDHGRRDGLVYWLEFKDDEEFPAIFGSIAGGSALKFGIYRRKETGAWMAGSPTNQRELSQSEAVRIAQRHRDQLLLGVRLLERLPSDGSDSDYLRLQERLEAAAPELCDLSWSHKYWSLLFPDKLDDHHSADSQRFHLMKLLQIPPGGEGRYVCAGRFVALARELGVPMNTATRLLKLRHGGPHRYWCLGTLDGGGPTAHWPQMREGNCIAVEGRALGDLSETTPDREGLKRLGVLLGSHGGLAPRQGTVSKQLFSFVVKVLEGDFVLATRGEQVLGVGRVEGGYCHVSASDFPHRHPVQWLSLGTFQIPEGMGADAQTMLREVESSESIVAIERHLLSTSAPAPIPRPRPVPGNVQGGHPTPHLAGIHGRIQAVLERKGQVILYGPPGTGKTYLAEQTVRELSAHAAFGAPFAALDAEQQDVITKGTEDEGPLVRMCCFHPSYGYEEFLEGYRPRDDGSGGPMRFVLRDGIFKRLCLDARRRPHLRFYLIIDEINRGDIPRIMGELLTVMEKSKRGKSILLPMSGAPFLVPENVYLVGTMNTADRSIALLDTALRRRFGFLELMPDITRLGKAMVEGIPLGPWLKALNARICEHVGRDGRNLQVGHAYLMERGEPLTDFPRFSRVVQEDLIPLLEEYCYEDWAALEKILGSSLVSRKEQRVCHELFDPERQSDLIQALLAPSPEIGSSAPVIASEASARALTEDDDDIGTEPGAP encoded by the coding sequence GTGCTCGATGAACGGCTCGGCCATGCGCTGGAGGAACTCCGGCGCAAGCTCGATGACGAGGGCAAGCTTCATTCGCGGGCCCAGCTCGAGGGGTTCTACGCGCTCTTCCGGGAGCGCTTCGGCCCGGAGCGGCTGCGCCAGTTGGACGGGGACGAGCTGCTGTCGCTGATGCACGATCATGGCCGGCGCGACGGGCTGGTGTACTGGCTCGAGTTCAAGGACGACGAGGAGTTCCCGGCCATCTTCGGCAGCATCGCCGGAGGCAGCGCGCTCAAGTTCGGCATCTATCGGCGCAAGGAGACGGGTGCCTGGATGGCGGGCAGCCCCACCAATCAGCGGGAACTCTCCCAGTCCGAGGCGGTGCGGATCGCGCAGCGCCACCGCGATCAACTCCTGCTGGGTGTCAGGCTGCTCGAACGGCTTCCCTCGGACGGGAGCGACTCGGATTATCTCCGGCTCCAGGAACGGCTCGAGGCCGCGGCGCCCGAGCTCTGTGACCTGTCCTGGAGCCACAAGTATTGGAGCCTGCTGTTTCCCGACAAGCTCGACGACCACCACAGCGCCGACTCCCAGCGCTTCCACCTGATGAAGCTCCTCCAGATTCCGCCTGGAGGCGAGGGACGGTACGTGTGCGCGGGTCGCTTCGTCGCCCTGGCCCGGGAGCTCGGCGTCCCCATGAACACCGCGACCCGGTTGCTCAAGCTGCGCCATGGCGGCCCGCATCGCTACTGGTGCCTCGGCACGTTGGACGGCGGCGGGCCCACCGCGCACTGGCCGCAGATGCGTGAGGGCAACTGCATCGCGGTGGAAGGACGGGCGCTGGGAGATCTCTCGGAGACGACGCCCGATCGGGAAGGCTTGAAACGCCTGGGCGTCCTCCTGGGGAGCCACGGGGGACTGGCGCCACGACAGGGGACGGTGTCCAAGCAGCTCTTCTCCTTCGTGGTGAAGGTGCTCGAGGGGGACTTCGTCCTCGCCACCCGGGGCGAGCAGGTGCTGGGCGTGGGACGCGTCGAAGGGGGCTATTGCCATGTCTCCGCGTCGGACTTCCCCCACCGCCATCCCGTCCAGTGGTTGTCCCTGGGCACGTTCCAGATTCCCGAGGGCATGGGCGCCGACGCCCAGACGATGCTTCGCGAGGTGGAGTCGTCCGAGAGCATCGTCGCCATCGAGAGGCACCTGTTGAGCACCTCAGCGCCGGCACCCATCCCGAGGCCCAGGCCCGTGCCCGGCAACGTCCAGGGCGGCCACCCCACCCCGCACCTCGCGGGCATTCACGGACGCATCCAGGCCGTGCTGGAACGCAAGGGACAGGTCATCCTCTATGGCCCACCGGGCACGGGGAAGACCTACCTCGCCGAGCAGACGGTGCGGGAGCTGTCCGCGCACGCGGCCTTCGGAGCGCCCTTCGCGGCCCTCGACGCCGAACAGCAGGACGTCATCACGAAGGGGACGGAGGACGAGGGCCCCCTGGTGCGCATGTGCTGCTTCCACCCCTCCTATGGCTATGAGGAGTTCCTCGAGGGCTACCGGCCTCGGGACGACGGCTCGGGTGGACCGATGCGCTTCGTGCTGCGCGATGGCATCTTCAAACGGCTGTGCCTGGATGCACGGCGCCGACCCCACCTGCGCTTCTACCTCATCATCGATGAGATCAACCGGGGCGACATCCCACGCATCATGGGCGAGCTGCTCACGGTGATGGAGAAGAGCAAGCGGGGCAAGTCCATCCTCCTGCCGATGAGTGGTGCTCCGTTCCTGGTGCCGGAGAACGTCTACCTCGTGGGCACGATGAACACGGCGGACCGCTCCATCGCGCTGCTCGACACGGCGTTGCGGCGCCGGTTCGGCTTCCTGGAGTTGATGCCGGACATCACGCGGCTCGGCAAGGCCATGGTGGAGGGCATCCCGCTCGGCCCCTGGCTGAAGGCGCTCAACGCACGCATCTGCGAGCACGTCGGGCGCGACGGACGCAACCTCCAGGTCGGCCATGCCTACCTCATGGAGCGCGGAGAGCCCCTCACCGACTTCCCCCGGTTCTCGCGCGTGGTGCAGGAGGACCTCATTCCGCTGCTGGAGGAGTACTGCTACGAGGACTGGGCCGCCCTGGAGAAGATCCTGGGAAGCAGCCTGGTGAGCCGCAAGGAGCAGCGGGTGTGCCACGAGCTGTTCGACCCGGAGCGGCAGTCGGACCTGATCCAGGCGCTGCTCGCTCCGAGCCCGGAGATCGGCTCCTCGGCACCGGTCATCGCCTCGGAGGCGAGCGCCCGGGCCCTCACCGAGGACGACGACGACATCGGCACGGAGCCCGGCGCGCCATGA
- a CDS encoding MBL fold metallo-hydrolase, producing the protein MPLHIAAIRRVHAKDEERYEPTQHRNSATLAARRTSHYSGTMLNARLIALSTLWLSMSLPACTSSPEEPPAPPAPTLSGDAFPTSRGDLIVHPVNHATFLMGWAGKTIYVDPVGGAAPFEGLPTPDVIIVTDIHGDHLNADTLTALVKAETVIVAPQAVRDALPESLRGATQVLANGGTLTVADIAAEAIPMYNLTADRLQYHAKGRGNGYVLTVGGRRVYIAGDTEDIPEMRQLRDIDVAFVPMNLPYTMTVAQAADAVREFKPKVVYPYHSRGSDLNEFTRLVGTDVGVEVRVRNWYE; encoded by the coding sequence ATGCCGCTGCACATCGCGGCCATCCGGCGCGTCCACGCCAAGGACGAGGAGCGCTACGAGCCCACCCAACATCGGAACTCCGCCACGCTTGCCGCGAGGCGGACGAGCCATTACAGCGGGACCATGCTCAATGCTCGGCTGATTGCCTTGTCGACCCTCTGGCTCTCGATGTCCCTTCCGGCGTGCACGTCCTCTCCCGAGGAGCCCCCTGCCCCTCCCGCGCCGACCCTCTCGGGAGATGCCTTCCCCACGTCACGGGGCGACCTGATCGTCCACCCGGTCAATCACGCGACCTTCCTCATGGGCTGGGCGGGGAAGACGATCTACGTCGACCCGGTCGGCGGCGCGGCGCCCTTCGAGGGCCTGCCCACGCCCGATGTCATCATCGTGACGGACATCCACGGCGATCACCTGAACGCCGACACGCTGACGGCGCTCGTGAAGGCCGAGACGGTGATCGTCGCGCCCCAGGCGGTACGTGACGCCCTGCCCGAGAGCCTGCGGGGTGCCACGCAGGTGCTCGCCAATGGAGGGACCCTGACGGTGGCGGACATCGCCGCCGAGGCGATCCCCATGTACAACCTCACGGCGGACCGCCTTCAGTACCACGCGAAGGGCCGAGGCAATGGCTACGTGCTGACCGTGGGAGGCAGGCGCGTCTACATCGCGGGGGACACGGAGGACATCCCCGAGATGAGGCAGCTGCGCGACATCGACGTCGCCTTCGTTCCGATGAACCTGCCCTACACCATGACGGTCGCCCAGGCGGCGGACGCGGTGCGCGAGTTCAAGCCGAAGGTCGTCTATCCCTATCACTCGCGCGGCAGCGACCTGAACGAGTTCACCCGGCTCGTCGGCACGGACGTGGGCGTCGAGGTACGCGTGCGCAACTGGTACGAATGA
- a CDS encoding hybrid sensor histidine kinase/response regulator: protein MPFASPQPLPLRWHLVRLVSGTLLPAVAFAAVVAFQLARLERGAVERRAVYSARELAESFEREMSGSILALQALAESDRLDRGELASFQVECERVLRTQSSWKHVLLLSPEGQPLVNTAYAFGTALPALAERESFVRVLETLQPLVGSLAVGRGAGKQLAFPVRVPVLREGVLRYVLTAVITPQSLSRVVDSPLSESGEWTRVLVDRAGTVVARTREPERFVGRTATGPFLEKTRAVYEGMYADVSMDGELVYVAFSHSNPSGWTTAIVSPRRLLDAPVWDSMLAVGGLGLAFLLVSASGAWVFSRRIERSISEASAAATALAEGHPRGMEPSSVWELVRLGEALERSRLLLRERECERDAHLASAEAARAEAVAATRAKDEFLAMLGHELRNPLAPIVSSMELLRRRGLARTPEHEVISRQLRHVVRLVDDLLDVARITRGQMSLRRESLELASVVTRAVEAASPLIEQRRHSLEVHVPSSGLLVLADADRLTQVVSNLLTNAARYTPSGGHIRLRAHDHEGGIALAVEDDGQGIPPELRSRIFEPFVQGPRSLDRSEGGLGIGLALVRSLVEAHGGQVELHSDGPGRGSTFTVWLPRHVQAELPVLEEAREVSVPLAAAPEHAVRVLVVDDNVDAAEALAELLGLSGYEVAVAHDWASALSRAEAFRPDMALLDIGLPEVDGYGVSERIRERLGPASPVFAALTGFGQETDRARSASAGFRRHFVKPIDIGELTAFIESLRPARSGAA, encoded by the coding sequence TTGCCCTTTGCTTCTCCCCAGCCCCTCCCGCTGCGCTGGCACCTCGTCCGGCTCGTGAGCGGGACGCTTCTGCCCGCGGTCGCCTTCGCCGCGGTCGTGGCCTTCCAACTGGCGCGGTTGGAGCGCGGAGCCGTCGAGAGGCGCGCGGTGTACTCGGCCCGCGAGCTCGCGGAGTCCTTCGAACGCGAGATGTCCGGCTCCATCCTGGCGCTTCAGGCGCTGGCCGAATCCGACCGGCTCGATCGGGGCGAGCTGGCGTCCTTCCAGGTGGAGTGCGAGCGGGTCCTCCGCACGCAGTCGTCGTGGAAGCACGTGTTGCTGCTCTCGCCAGAAGGGCAGCCGCTGGTGAACACCGCCTATGCGTTTGGCACCGCGCTCCCGGCTCTCGCCGAGCGGGAGAGCTTCGTGCGCGTCCTCGAGACACTCCAACCCCTCGTGGGAAGTCTCGCGGTGGGCCGGGGCGCCGGGAAGCAGCTCGCCTTTCCCGTCCGGGTGCCGGTGTTGCGCGAGGGCGTCCTCCGGTACGTGCTCACGGCTGTCATCACGCCGCAGTCGCTCTCGCGCGTCGTCGACAGTCCGTTGTCCGAAAGCGGGGAGTGGACGCGTGTGCTGGTGGATCGCGCGGGGACGGTGGTGGCCCGCACCCGGGAGCCCGAGCGCTTCGTCGGGCGGACGGCCACGGGCCCTTTTCTCGAGAAGACCCGGGCCGTGTACGAAGGCATGTATGCCGACGTGTCGATGGACGGCGAGCTGGTCTACGTGGCGTTCAGCCATTCGAACCCCTCGGGGTGGACCACGGCGATCGTCAGTCCCAGGCGGCTTCTGGACGCGCCCGTGTGGGACTCGATGCTCGCCGTCGGGGGACTGGGGCTCGCGTTCCTGCTGGTGAGCGCGAGCGGCGCCTGGGTCTTTTCCCGGCGGATCGAGCGCTCCATCTCCGAGGCCTCCGCCGCCGCGACCGCGCTCGCCGAGGGCCACCCTCGCGGCATGGAGCCCTCCAGCGTGTGGGAGCTCGTACGGCTCGGTGAGGCCCTGGAGCGCTCCAGGTTGTTGCTGCGCGAGCGGGAGTGCGAACGGGACGCGCACCTCGCCAGCGCCGAGGCGGCACGGGCCGAGGCCGTCGCGGCGACGCGGGCGAAGGACGAGTTCCTCGCCATGCTCGGACACGAGCTGCGCAATCCCCTCGCGCCCATCGTGAGCTCGATGGAACTGCTGCGCAGGCGGGGGCTCGCGCGGACACCCGAGCACGAGGTCATCTCGCGGCAGCTCCGGCACGTCGTCCGGCTCGTGGATGATCTGCTCGACGTGGCGCGCATCACCCGCGGGCAGATGTCGCTGCGCCGCGAATCGCTCGAGCTCGCGTCCGTGGTCACCCGGGCCGTGGAGGCGGCTTCGCCCCTGATCGAGCAGCGGCGGCATTCGCTGGAGGTCCACGTTCCCTCCTCGGGGTTGCTCGTCCTGGCGGACGCCGATCGACTGACGCAGGTGGTGTCCAACCTCCTCACCAACGCGGCCCGCTACACGCCTTCCGGAGGACACATCCGGTTGCGGGCCCACGACCATGAGGGGGGCATCGCGCTCGCCGTCGAGGACGATGGACAGGGAATCCCACCGGAGCTGCGCTCGCGGATCTTCGAGCCGTTCGTCCAGGGGCCCCGGTCGCTCGATCGCAGCGAGGGAGGACTCGGCATCGGTCTGGCGCTCGTGCGCAGCCTCGTCGAGGCGCATGGCGGGCAGGTCGAGCTGCACAGCGACGGACCCGGCCGGGGCAGCACCTTCACGGTCTGGCTGCCGAGACACGTTCAGGCGGAGCTTCCGGTCCTCGAGGAGGCGCGCGAGGTGTCTGTTCCCCTCGCGGCCGCGCCCGAGCACGCCGTGCGGGTCCTCGTCGTCGACGACAATGTCGATGCCGCCGAGGCACTGGCCGAGTTGTTGGGCCTGAGCGGATACGAGGTGGCCGTGGCGCACGATTGGGCGAGTGCGCTGAGCCGGGCCGAGGCCTTCCGGCCGGACATGGCGCTCCTCGATATCGGCTTGCCCGAAGTGGATGGGTACGGGGTCTCCGAGCGCATCCGGGAACGCCTGGGGCCGGCGAGCCCCGTCTTCGCCGCGCTCACGGGCTTCGGCCAGGAGACGGACCGTGCACGCAGTGCCTCGGCGGGCTTCCGTCGGCACTTCGTGAAACCCATCGACATCGGCGAACTGACCGCCTTCATCGAGTCGCTGCGACCGGCGCGAAGCGGAGCCGCGTGA